In a single window of the Drosophila subpulchrella strain 33 F10 #4 breed RU33 chromosome X, RU_Dsub_v1.1 Primary Assembly, whole genome shotgun sequence genome:
- the LOC119555822 gene encoding uncharacterized protein LOC119555822, producing the protein MNISALLNSYYDLSGEQMNHINEFVARALLHVVHHYILSVTPSLVLTLCCRSNHTCNFYNEMMSTLFRQWGLAPLQIVNVESGVPWHPVPGRRHFNVIFTDSFAAFEEIRMEYYAREYNYNEHYFIFLQARDRLLQGEMRLIFDYCWRYQLIHCSIQVQKSNGDILFYSYYPFGERGCRDMEPQLINRYNGSMLVEPELFPRKLRNFFGCPLRCALWNVPPFLKLNEDQLVNGGYEGRLLMALAEKMNFTIAVHKVDGNVRDEALGMLQRGEADLTLGGIRQTVGRSTVATSTNNYHQTREVFGVLASSYELSSFDILFYPYRLQIWLGILGVVALSALLQLAVDSMLRERLQSRAWMNLELIFVGMPLLETPRSHTARLYCLMLMMYTLIIRTIYQGLLYHLIRTHQLNRWPQTIESLVQKNYTVVLTPIVQEALDEIPSVQHMRFRLLESKSELDPLYFLEANHQLRQHVTASALDIFIHFNRLSAERIHQRGQQGTAAHFEIVPEDIISMQLTMYLAKHSFLIDQMNEEIMWMRSVGLLAFWARWELVESYLRNEHTYQILGIMELYAIFLMVMVGLIVGLIVFILELVSLRSVYLRKLFL; encoded by the exons ATGAACATCAGCGCACTGCTCAACTCGTACTACGATTTGTCCGGGGAGCAGATGAACCACATCAACGAGTTCGTGGCCCGGGCCCTACTCCACGTGGTCCACCACTACATCCTCAGTGTGACCCCGTCGCTGGTCTTAACCCTCTGCTGCCGGAGCAATCACACGTGCAATTTCTACAACGAGATGATGAGCACATTGTTCCGGCAATGGGGATTGGCCCCGCTGCAAATCGTGAATGTGGAGAGTGGTGTTCCGTGGCATCCGGTTCCGGGTCGTCGGCATTTCAACGTCATCTTCACGGACTCCTTTGCCGCTTTCGAGGAGATCCGAATGGAGTACTATGCCCGGGAGTACAACTACAATGAGCACTACTTCATCTTCCTCCAGGCCAGGGATCGTCTGTTGCAGGGCGAGATGCGGCTGATCTTCGACTATTGCTGGCGCTATCAGTTGATCCACTGCAGCATCCAGGTGCAAAAGTCCAACGGGGACATCCTGTTCTATAGTTACTATCCCTTCGGGGAGCGGGGCTGTCGGGATATGGAACCGCAGCTGATCAATCGCTATAATGGTAGTATGCTAGTGGAACCGGAACTATTCCCCCGGAAGTTGAGGAACTTCTTTGGTTGCCCTTTGAGATGTGCCCTGTGGAATGTGCCGCCTTTTCTGAAACTGAACGAGGACCAGTTGGTAAACGGAGGCTACGAGGGTCGTCTGCTAATGGCTCTCGCCGAGAAGATGAACTTCACCATCGCCGTGCACAAGGTGGATGGGAATGTAAGGGACGAGGCCCTCGGAATG TTGCAACGTGGCGAGGCGGACCTAACTCTGGGCGGGATCAGGCAAACGGTGGGCCGGAGCACGGTGGCCACCTCGACGAACAATTACCACCAGACCCGCGAGGTTTTCGGAGTCCTGGCCTCCAGCTACGAGCTGAGTTCCTTCGACATTCTCTTCTACCCCTACCGCCTGCAAATCTGGTTGGGAATCCTCGGCGTGGTGGCCCTGTCCGCCCTCCTCCAGCTGGCCGTGGACAGTATGTTGAGGGAGCGTCTGCAATCGCGGGCCTGGATGAATCTAGAGCTGATCTTTGTGGGCATGCCACTGCTGGAGACCCCAAGATCACACACCGCTCGCCTCTATTGTCTCATGCTCATGATGTACACCCTGATCATCCGGACTATCTACCAGGGATTGCTGTACCATCTGATACGAACCCATCAGCTGAACCGGTGGCCACAAACCATTGAATCACTGGTGCAAAAGAACTACACGGTGGTGCTGACGCCCATTGTCCAGGAGGCGCTGGACGAGATTCCCAGCGTACAGCACATGAGGTTCCGGCTGCTGGAGTCTAAATCCGAGTTGGATCCCCTGTACTTCCTGGAGGCCAATCACCAGCTAAGGCAACATGTGACCGCCTCCGCCCTGGACATCTTCATCCACTTCAATCGCCTGAGTGCGGAGAGGATCCATCAGAGGGGCCAACAGGGAACGGCAGCCCACTTCGAGATCGTTCCTGAGGACATCATCAGTATGCAGTTGACCATGTACCTGGCCAAGCACTCCTTTCTCATCGACCAGATGAACGAGGAGATCATGTGGATGAGGTCCGTGGGTCTGCTGGCTTTTTGGGCCAGGTGGGAACTGGTCGAGAGCTATCTGCGCAACGAGCACACCTACCAGATCCTGGGCATCATGGAGCTGTATGCCATATTCTTGATGGTAATGGTGGGTCTGATCGTGGGCCTAATCGTCTTCATCCTGGAACTTGTCTCACTGCGATCGGTTTATTTGAGAAAACTGTTCTTGTAG
- the LOC119557747 gene encoding uncharacterized protein LOC119557747 — translation MKLRCVVTLLLSSFGAQAFLWPDQHPTEEHLATKISSTLQKIFTNGFAAYNLSVFISTAYEQMDRDQVFLVHRVLYRSLYAPGSPVPVVLASQLGRKMATQVITQLLFVQNAKQAIAIADNVESNNLCVIVLLNCKAYSEQRSIMSKIFGYFLLQRYNINVIILVPSLQGVRAFNVLPYTPTSCSSIEPVELDLKNADLWDVFPARLKNLHGCPLSVIVWDIPPYMKVHWGRNDSMQMLDGLDGKLMSILAHKMNFTLKLIQNEPPGLLGGASFINGTFTGAYKMLRERKANMTIGCAACTPERSTYLAATSPYSQMGYIIVMQVRSGYSIYEVMLFPFERYTWLLLVSILGLHKILGRWWRMPSPVLAGWMLWIFVIRASYEASVFNFIHSAPLKPAPQTLEQALSSGFSFITDHATYRMTWKLPAFRGKTAISAGQPVDVFDALLNASSKTGAFTSLTFLADHLVKHRSHRNKLVILAEKIVDNMLCIYFPYGSYFAWEINNLLFNLRSFGIFQHHSQILAWNSMPTTSDAPGKLIHSTHESVATGFAESMGFVVAALNCLMGALCVSIGVFGLELLSQRLRWPGLAWLMERV, via the exons ATGAAGCTCCGTTGTGTTGTGACACTGCTCCTAAGTTCTTTTGGAGCCCAGGCCTTTTTGTGGCCCGACCAACATCCTACGGAGGAGCACCTGGCCACCAAGATCTCCAGCACTCTTCAAAAGATCTTCACCAATGGATTTGCGGCTTATAATCTTAGTGTGTTTATTAGCACCGCTTACGAACAAATGGACAGGGATCAGGTGTTTCTGGTGCATCGAGTTTTGTACCGAAGTCTGTATGCTCCGGGTTCTCCAGTACCCGTTGTCCTGGCCTCCCAATTGGGCCGGAAGATGGCCACCCAAGTGATCACCCAGTTGCTCTTCGTCCAGAATGCCAAACAGGCCAT AGCCATTGCCGATAACGTTGAGAGCAACAACCTGTGCGTTATCGTATTGCTGAATTGCAAAGCTTATTCGGAGCAACGTTCCATTATGTCCAAGATCTTTGGGTATTTCCTGCTGCAGCGCTACAACATCAACGTGATAATCCTGGTGCCCAGTTTGCAGGGAGTTCGCGCCTTTAATGTCCTGCCGTACACCCCCACAAGTTGCTCCAGCATAGAGCCAGTGGAACTCGACCTGAAGAATGCCGATTTGTGGGACGTCTTTCCAGCTCGATTAAAGAATCTGCATGGCTGTCCATTGAGCGTGATCGTGTGGGATATTCCGCCCTATATGAAGGTTCACTGGGGGAGGAATGATTCGATGCAGATGCTGGATGGATTGGATGGCAAGCTAATGAGTATTTTGGCCCACAAGATGAACTTCACCCTGAAACTGATTCAAAACGAACCACCGGGTCTTTTGGGTGGAGCCAGCTTTATAAATGGCACTTTCACGGGGGCCTACAAAATGCTCCGCGAGAGAAAGGCCAATATGACCATAGGATGTGCTGCATGCACACCGGAAAGGTCCACCTACTTGGCCGCCACGAGTCCCTACAGTCAGATGGGCTATATAATAGTGATGCAGGTGAGGAGTGGCTATAGCATCTATGAAGTGATGCTGTTCCCTTTTGAAAGATACACCTGGTTGCTGCTTGTCTCAATCCTTGGCCTCCACAAGATCCTTGGTAGATGGTGGCGGATGCCGTCTCCCGTTTTGGCCGGTTGGATGCTCTGGATCTTTGTCATTCGGGCCAGTTACGAGGCATCCGTTTTCAACTTTATACACAGCGCCCCATTGAAGCCCGCCCCGCAAACTTTGGAGCAAGCTTTGAGCAGTGGTTTTAGCTTCATCACCGATCACGCCACCTATCGGATGACCTGGAAACTTCCAGCTTTTCGGGGGAAAACTGCAATCTCCGCGGGACAACCGGTGGATGTTTTCGATGCTCTGCTGAATGCTTCCTCGAAAACGGGTGCCTTTACCAGTCTCACCTTTCTGGCCGATCACCTGGTCAAACACAGAAGTCATCGCAATAAACTAGTGATCTTGGCCGAAAAGATCGTTGACAACATGCTTTGCATATACTTTCCTTACGGTTCCTATTTCGCCTGGGAGATCAACAATCTGCTCTTTAACTTACGCAGTTTTGGCATTTTCCAGCACCATTCGCAGATCCTCGCCTGGAACAGCATGCCCACCACCTCGGATGCCCCTGGTAAACTGATTCATTCCACCCATGAGAGTGTCGCCACGGGATTTGCCGAGTCCATGGGTTTCGTCGTGGCCGCCCTGAATTGCCTGATGGGAGCCCTCTGCGTTTCCATTGGCGTCTTTGGCCTGGAGCTGCTCAGTCAAAGGCTACGCTGGCCGGGATTAGCCTGGCTAATGGAGAGAGTTTGA
- the LOC119556906 gene encoding uncharacterized protein LOC119556906 has product MLPSAVHNVSLVYALVWAIDNFYGRATSTPLAVVQFATSRESRDIHNDLIDAALVRSSETCRIQFLLEDDRLELTESNGELPPPSGLTGRPMAIWFLDSLRSYFRLEMYLNQLGSPYKRNGYFVVVYTGLEDQPMESVKIMFRRLLNMYVLNVNVFLQREGTVQLYTYYPYGPHRCQSSLPVYYTAFQDLPAPATGYGLTKPLFPSKLVNLYGCELVAVTFEHQPYVIIEDDPKNPGGRIMRGIEGMIFRSLAERMNFTIKMVERKDKDRGEILPDGNYTGILKMMVDGEANMTFVCFMYNKARSDLMLPSISYTSFPIVLLIPSGGSMTPMQRLTRPFRYIIWSCILVSLILAFLLMVLLRITAVPVLRNLVLGRHNRHPYLGMVSSLLGGLALYNPRRNFARYLLILWLLQTLVLRAAYTGQLYLLLQDVEVRSPLKTLAEVMAQNYEFHMLPALQPIFQHSVPKSNIKTVFSMETSLARLRDEDNPGIAVPLLQPTVYEFDYRSGPNLRHLTALPDPLMTAPLTLYMRPHSFFKRRVDRLLMAMMSSGIVYRYRRMYLDRIERLAKRRNMEPRPLTIWRLGGVFICCSGLQFLAILVFILELLARKHSLLGRALNAINRYTA; this is encoded by the exons ATGTTGCCCAGCGCGGTGCACAATGTGAGCCTGGTCTATGCCCTGGTCTGGGCCATCGATAACTTCTATGGAAGGGCCACCAGCACTCCGCTGGCGGTGGTGCAGTTCGCCACCAGTCGGGAGAGTCGGGACATCCACAACGACCTGATAGACGCCGCCCTGGTCAGATCCTCGGAAACGTGTAGAATCCAGTTCCTGCTGGAGGATGATCGCTTGGAGTTGACGGAGTCGAATGGAGAACTGCCGCCTCCGAGTGGACTGACCGGCAGACCCATGGCTATTTGGTTCCTGGACAGTCTGCGTTCCTACTTCCGCCTGGAGATGTATCTCAATCAGCTGGGCAGTCCGTACAAGCGGAATGGCTACTTTGTGGTGGTCTATACTGGACTGGAGGATCAGCCCATGGAGTCCGTGAAGATCATGTTCCGGCGTTTGCTAAATATGTATGTGTTGAATGTGAATGTATTTCTGCAGCGAGAGGGAACTGTCCAGTTGTACACCTACTATCCTTATGGACCGCATCGCTGTCAATCCTCGCTGCCCGTCTACTACACCGCCTTTCAGGATCTGCCGGCACCGGCCACGGGATATGGCCTTACCAAGCCCCTATTCCCCAGCAAACTGGTCAACCTGTATGGCTGCGAACTGGTGGCCGTCACCTTTGAGCACCAGCCATATGTGATCATCGAGGATGATCCCAAGAATCCGGGTGGACGGATCATGCGCGGCATCGAGGgcatgatcttccgatccctGGCCGAGCGGATGAACTTCACCATAAAAATGGTGGAGCGAAAGGACAAGGACCGCGGCGAAATCCTGCCCGATGGAAATTATACGGGAATTCTTAAAATG ATGGTCGATGGCGAGGCGAATATGACGTTCGTATGCTTCATGTACAACAAGGCTCGTTCGGATCTGATGCTGCCCAGTATTTCCTACACGAGTTTTCCGATTGTTCTGCTGATTCCGAGTGGCGGATCCATGACGCCCATGCAGCGATTGACCCGCCCCTTCCGCTACATCATATGGTCCTGCATTCTGGTTAGCCTGATCCTCGCTTTTCTGCTCATGGTCCTACTGAGGATTACCGCTGTGCCGGTATTGAGGAACCTAGTGCTGGGCAGGCACAACCGTCATCCGTATCTGGGCATGGTGAGCAGTCTGCTGGGCGGCCTGGCGTTGTACAATCCGCGCAGGAACTTTGCCAGGTATCTGCTGATCTTATGGCTTCTGCAAACCCTGGTGCTTCGTGCCGCCTACACGGGTCAGTTGTATCTCCTGCTGCAGGATGTGGAGGTTAGATCGCCGCTAAAAACACTCGCGGAGGTGATGGCCCAGAACTATGAGTTCCATATGCTGCCCGCCCTGCAGCCGATCTTCCAACACTCGGTACCCAAAAGCAATATCAAAACGGTGTTCTCGATGGAGACCTCATTGGCTCGCCTTCGGGACGAAGATAATCCGGGAATTGCGGTGCCGCTGCTGCAGCCCACAGTCTACGAGTTTGACTATCGATCCGGGCCAAATTTAAGGCATCTGACCGCCCTGCCCGATCCCCTGATGACCGCCCCTCTGACCCTCTATATGCGACCGCATTCCTTCTTCAAAAGACGCGTGGATCGCCTCCTCATGGCCATGATGTCATCGGGAATTGTGTATCGATACCGCCGGATGTATCTGGACCGCATCGAACGGCTGGCCAAGCGGCGCAACATGGAACCAAGGCCCCTGACCATCTGGCGACTGGGCGGGGTATTCATCTGCTGTTCAGGACTACAATTCCTGGCCATCCTCGTCTTTATCCTGGAACTTTTGGCCAGGAAGCACTCGCTAttaggaagggctttgaatgCAATCAATCGATACACGGCATGA